One genomic window of Candidatus Desulfatibia profunda includes the following:
- a CDS encoding RiPP maturation radical SAM protein 1 — translation MQTDRNHRGLLKKVALISTPWPLFNRPSIQIGTLKSFLVSQFPDLKVDAHHAYLKVAAAIGYPIYQAVSEQTWLAESVYGALLFPERLKSVKKVFQRPSVRHPLLRKVLFETLIAQVEAVSKTFINSIGWGQYQLAGFSICFCQLTASLYFIKQIKKRFPNLTIVVGGSMFAGESIRNIFEVFPEIDFVVNGEGEIPLSRLVRHLSGCRHPQDIPPVPGIVSAKSAGDHMPIVLNQMEDLAALKRPDYDDYFEQLKSLGLKKTFFPIIPVELSRGCWWQRSHGTTGLTGCAFCNLNLQWDGYRSKAPLEALSEIDTLVKKHKTLSVAFMDNLLPIKASDNIFRQLARLGKDFRLFGEIRASTPKYILTAMQAAGMAEVQIGIEALSTRLLSKLNKGTTAIQNLEIMKHCEAMGIVNRSNLILHFPGSDDQDVAETLRCLDFALPFRPLKPVRFWLGQGSPVWQDPKAFGLKAVFNHPNYAAIFGPEINRTMRFTLQAYRGDLGHQKKLWQPVVKKLKEWKSSYADLYKSPAAGHILSYRDGCDFLMIRQKRVGNEPLIHRLEGTSRAIYLFCEHHRSIKSIAGHFPGMPTDKILAFLNMMAAKKLMFAENGKYLGLAVPARSHHQAHPGFAL, via the coding sequence GTGCAAACCGATAGAAACCATAGGGGATTATTAAAAAAGGTCGCGCTGATTTCAACTCCCTGGCCTCTTTTTAACCGTCCTTCAATCCAGATCGGCACGCTGAAGTCCTTTCTTGTATCACAGTTTCCCGACCTGAAGGTCGATGCCCATCATGCTTATTTAAAGGTCGCGGCCGCCATCGGTTACCCGATCTATCAGGCCGTCTCCGAGCAGACCTGGCTGGCGGAGAGCGTTTACGGTGCCCTCTTATTTCCCGAACGCCTCAAGTCTGTCAAAAAGGTCTTTCAGCGTCCGTCCGTCCGTCACCCCCTGTTGCGCAAGGTCCTATTCGAAACGCTGATTGCGCAAGTCGAAGCGGTTTCAAAAACCTTTATCAACAGCATCGGCTGGGGGCAATACCAGCTTGCGGGTTTTTCAATCTGCTTTTGTCAGCTCACCGCTTCCCTCTATTTTATCAAACAGATTAAGAAGCGCTTTCCGAATTTAACCATCGTTGTCGGCGGATCTATGTTTGCCGGCGAATCGATTCGCAATATTTTTGAAGTGTTTCCTGAAATAGATTTTGTGGTCAACGGCGAAGGGGAGATTCCTCTTAGCCGGTTGGTTCGTCATCTTTCCGGCTGCCGGCACCCGCAGGACATACCGCCGGTTCCGGGAATTGTCAGTGCTAAAAGCGCTGGAGACCATATGCCCATTGTTCTCAACCAGATGGAGGATTTGGCCGCTCTAAAGCGCCCGGATTACGATGACTACTTTGAACAGCTCAAATCGCTGGGCCTGAAAAAAACCTTCTTTCCAATCATCCCGGTGGAACTGTCACGGGGCTGCTGGTGGCAAAGATCACACGGCACCACCGGCCTTACCGGTTGTGCCTTTTGCAATCTGAACCTTCAGTGGGACGGGTATCGTTCCAAAGCCCCTTTGGAGGCGCTTTCTGAAATCGACACGCTTGTCAAAAAGCACAAGACCCTATCCGTGGCATTCATGGACAATCTGCTGCCGATAAAAGCTTCCGACAACATTTTCAGACAGCTTGCCCGCCTGGGAAAGGACTTTCGCCTGTTCGGAGAAATCCGGGCCTCTACCCCCAAATACATTTTAACGGCCATGCAGGCGGCCGGGATGGCGGAGGTCCAGATCGGTATCGAAGCGCTCAGTACCCGGCTTTTAAGCAAGCTCAACAAAGGGACAACCGCCATCCAGAATCTTGAAATTATGAAGCACTGTGAAGCTATGGGCATTGTCAATAGGTCGAATCTGATACTGCATTTCCCCGGAAGCGACGACCAAGATGTGGCCGAGACATTGCGGTGCCTGGATTTTGCGCTGCCGTTTCGCCCTTTAAAGCCCGTGCGGTTCTGGCTCGGTCAGGGCAGCCCGGTGTGGCAGGATCCTAAAGCTTTCGGGCTCAAAGCGGTCTTTAACCATCCCAATTATGCCGCCATCTTCGGACCGGAAATCAACCGTACCATGCGCTTTACGCTCCAGGCCTATCGCGGCGACCTGGGGCATCAGAAAAAACTCTGGCAGCCGGTTGTAAAAAAACTCAAGGAATGGAAAAGCTCGTATGCCGATCTTTATAAGAGTCCCGCCGCCGGGCACATCCTCAGCTATCGGGACGGATGCGACTTTTTGATGATTCGCCAGAAACGCGTCGGAAACGAACCTTTAATCCACCGGCTGGAGGGAACATCCAGGGCGATTTACCTTTTTTGTGAACACCACCGTTCGATCAAAAGTATCGCAGGCCATTTTCCGGGGATGCCGACAGACAAAATATTGGCGTTTTTAAACATGATGGCAGCCAAGAAATTGATGTTTGCAGAAAACGGCAAATACCTGGGCCTGGCCGTGCCGGCAAGATCCCACCATCAAGCACATCCTGGTTTTGCATTATAA
- a CDS encoding aspartyl protease family protein: protein MSCKRTFFILTLIFCFKAADLRADVCSQIDENGVKSFPETQLVQADAVDGRQKILPDKPDMTAELAEAASSAHITRNEFSKKAPAETKFIMDKHLRVPVRIVYHGQVFTTLFELDTGAAHTVVSQDLAEKMGVQETRFAGQGSLSDVKASATAFKVSSIAVGPLERKDYPVYVLHSSQKGWSKLKGINILGMDLLKELPFCVDFQAGVIRWGNDPADSAALQINTKAVIKDVRIFLPVHIVYNGQIYKEMFLLDTGSAQTFVTPAFAKMLGITDVRQGRRIKLSRIQAGPLEMKDYHIGIWNTPNNLIGLDLLRYTTFTIDYAAGIIRWNL, encoded by the coding sequence ATGAGCTGCAAACGGACTTTTTTTATTCTTACTTTGATTTTTTGCTTCAAGGCTGCTGACCTTCGGGCCGACGTCTGCTCCCAAATAGACGAAAATGGCGTCAAAAGCTTTCCCGAGACCCAGCTTGTGCAAGCTGATGCAGTAGACGGGCGGCAAAAGATCTTACCGGATAAACCGGACATGACTGCGGAACTTGCTGAAGCCGCATCATCAGCACATATCACCCGCAATGAATTTTCAAAAAAGGCCCCGGCCGAGACCAAATTTATCATGGACAAACACCTCCGGGTTCCGGTCCGGATCGTCTATCACGGGCAAGTCTTTACGACCCTGTTCGAGCTGGACACCGGCGCAGCCCACACGGTGGTATCACAGGATCTGGCAGAGAAGATGGGGGTACAGGAAACACGGTTTGCCGGCCAAGGATCCCTTTCGGACGTGAAAGCATCTGCAACTGCATTCAAGGTGTCGAGCATCGCGGTGGGACCGCTTGAGCGCAAGGATTATCCGGTTTATGTTCTTCACTCGAGCCAAAAGGGATGGTCGAAACTAAAAGGGATAAATATCTTGGGCATGGACCTTTTAAAGGAATTACCTTTTTGCGTTGATTTCCAAGCCGGCGTGATTCGGTGGGGCAACGATCCGGCCGACAGTGCCGCGCTGCAGATAAATACCAAGGCTGTTATAAAGGACGTTCGGATATTTCTGCCTGTTCATATTGTTTACAACGGTCAAATTTACAAAGAAATGTTCTTGCTCGACACAGGTTCGGCCCAGACATTCGTGACACCTGCTTTTGCAAAAATGTTGGGGATAACGGATGTCCGCCAGGGTCGCAGGATTAAGCTGTCAAGGATACAGGCGGGTCCGCTTGAGATGAAGGACTATCATATTGGGATATGGAATACACCGAATAATCTGATCGGCCTGGATCTGCTGAGATACACAACCTTTACCATCGATTATGCAGCGGGTATCATTCGATGGAATCTATAA
- a CDS encoding SoxR reducing system RseC family protein: MATEEGVVIRIGAGTAWVKTTKSKACEGCSSKGACSVMGGGDDMEVQAINAAGGKVGDRVVLSFDTTPLLKATFLIYVFPILCMLAGALIGMKLAPAFNLGTSTASAIGGFSFLALAFIYVKSKGDRMSRQDQYRPKVIRVLRQQ; encoded by the coding sequence CGAATTGGTGCCGGCACAGCCTGGGTTAAAACAACAAAATCGAAAGCCTGCGAGGGCTGTTCCTCCAAAGGTGCGTGCAGCGTCATGGGCGGCGGGGACGACATGGAGGTGCAGGCCATCAATGCCGCCGGCGGGAAAGTCGGCGACAGGGTCGTACTCAGCTTTGATACAACCCCTTTATTGAAAGCGACGTTTCTAATTTATGTTTTTCCGATACTGTGCATGCTGGCAGGGGCCTTGATCGGCATGAAACTGGCACCGGCATTCAATCTTGGTACATCCACAGCTTCGGCAATCGGCGGTTTTTCGTTTTTGGCTCTGGCGTTTATCTATGTGAAATCCAAGGGAGATCGCATGTCCCGACAAGATCAATACCGCCCCAAGGTCATTCGGGTCTTAAGACAGCAGTAA